The Cystobacter fuscus DSM 2262 genomic sequence CAATAACACGGGCGTGCTGCGGGTTTTGAACCACCGGAACAGCCGCCGTGCTGGCCCCAGCAACTAAGGGCGGCACCACGCTGCAGACCATGGACATGAACCAGCTCCTCTCGCAGTACGCGGTGAGCAAGAGCGAGGCCCAGGCCTCCAGCAGCGGGCAGTAAGTGGGACTGATCCGCTTTTGGCTCTCCCGCGGTTTGTGTGCACTCCGCACGCATTGAACTGACCGGACGAGAGCAGCTTGTCTGCCCGCCACCGGCGAAGCACGAAATGTGCGGGAGAGCCACGAAAGCGGAGCAGTCCCATCCGCATCCATGCGCCGCTGAATGGGATTGATCAACCAAGGCGGGCGACGCGGGACGCCAGCTAGACGACCTGCCCTGCCCGTAGCGCGGCGTCATAGCCACCAGTCGCGTAGAGCGGAAGCTCCCCAAGCTCGGCTGTCTTCGCCTGGTAGGCGAGCATCAACTTCTGACCATTCGCGGAGACGTTGAGCGTCAGGAATTCCTTGGCTTCGAGCTTGATGCCGTCTGGCAGCGGTAGCGAGCCACCGAAGTAGACCGCACGCTTGGTGGCGCCTACGGCCGCCTTGTCGCGCTTGCCCAGATGTTGGGCGAGCTCGATTGCCTTCGCTACGACGTCGGCCTTCGGCACCACCGCATCCACCGCACCGAACTCCAGTGCCTGCGCGGGCGTGAATGGCTTGCCTTCGAGGATCGCGACGAGCGAGCGATGTGACCCGACCAGCCGGGTCAGGCGCTGGCTGCCGCCGCCGCCCGGCATGATCCCCAGCAGCACTTCCGGCTGACCGATGAAGGCGTCCGTGTCGGCCATCACCCGCAGGTCGCAGGCCCATGCGAACTCCGCGCCGAGCCCCAGCGCCTGGCCCTCGAGTGCGGCGACGAACACCACGCCGATGCTGTTCATGCGAAGGAAGATCGCGTGCAGGCGATCGAGCCCAACGTAGCCCTCCGAGGGCGCTGGCGGCGGCGCACCCGTCTGCTGGCGCGCGACGTAGTCGGCGCCGCCTTCCTGCAGCCATTTCACGTCCGCATGGCTCATGAACCGCTGCGGATGCGTGCTGGCGAAGACCACCGCACGCACATCGGGATCCTTGTCCACGCGCTCCACGAGCGCTTCGAGTTGCAGCGCCACGTCGGCGCTGAAGAGCTGCAGCGGACCGCCGTCGATGCGCACCACCAGCGTGGAGCCGTGCGCTTTGATATCGAAGAGAGAGGGCGTGGCTTGTCGTTGTGTCATGTGCTGTCTTCCGTGCTTGGGTGTTCCGGCTGTGACGCGTCCCTCATTCGGTTCGATCGTCGGCGCCTCGAGGGACGGCCCGCGCCGACGGCGTTCCACTCGACCGTTCAGGGAATCCGCACCACCAGGCGCCCTCTGACCTCACCGCGCAGCAGGTGCGCGACGGTGTCGGGGACGTCGGCGAGTTTGATTTCCCGCGTGGCGGCGGCCAGCTTGGGCAGCGCGAGATCCGTCGCGAGGCGTGCCCATGCCGCCAGCCGCAGCTCGCGGGGCGCTCTCACGGTATCGATACCGGCCAGGGTGATGCCGCGGAGGATGAAGGGCGCCATCGACGTCGGCAGGTCCAGGCCCTGCGCGAGTCCGCAGGCGGCCACGACGCCGCGATAGCGCGTCTGCGCCAGAACGTTGGCGAGCGTGTGGCTGCCGACGGCGTCCACCGCGCCGGCCCAGCGCTCCGGACCCAGAGGCGGGCCGGGCCGCGCGAGGTCATTGCGGTCGATGACGTCCGCCGCGCCCAGCGCGCGAAGGTGCTCCGCCTCCGACACGCGGCCGGTGGAGGCGACGACCCGGTAGCCGAGCTTCGACAGCAGTGCGATCGCGATGGAGCCGACGCCGCCGTTCGCACCGGTGACGAGGACATCGCCGGCATCGGGTGTCAGGCCGGACTGCTCGAGCGCGAGCACGCACAGCATTGCGCTGTAGCCGGCCGTCCCGATCGCCATGGCATCGCGCGTGCTGAAGGCGTCGGGCACCGGGACGAGCCAGTTGGCCGGCACGCGCGCCTTCTCGGCGTAGCCGCCGTGGTGCGTCTGGCTCAGGTCCCAGCCGTTGACGAGCACCCGGTCGCCCGGCGCGAACCGGGTGTCATCCGACGACTCGACGGTGCCCGCGAGGTCAATGCCACCTACCAGCGGCAGCCTTTTGATGATCTCGCCGCGCCCTGAAAGCGCGAGCGCGTCCTTGTAGTTCACCGTCGACCATTCGACCCGGACGGTGACGTCGCCTTCGCCGAGCTCGGCGGGATCGAGGTGGGTGAGGGTCGTCGACAGCCCGGCCTCTGTCTTCTTTGTCAGCAGTGCGCGAATGGGGCCTCTCATGGATGCCCACAATGCGGCGGGTACTGACAAAACCACAAGAAGGCACAATAATGATGGATACTACCAAGGGTGTACGTATGCGGTCCAAGTGCCATGACCCCAAGAGCGGTTGCCCTGTGGAAGCCACGCTACTATCAAGGATGTACGTATGCGGTCCAAGCGCCATGACCCCAAGAGCGGTTGCCCTGTGGAAGCCACGGTCTCGGTGATCGGCGGGCTGTGGAAGCCGCTGATCCTGTTCCACCTGATGGGCGGCACGCTGCGCTTCATGGAAATCACGCGGCGCATCCCGAAGGCCACACAACGCATGCTCACGTTGCAACTGCGCGAGCTGGAGGACGACGGCGTCGTCGTGCGCCGCGTCTATCCGCAGGTGCCGCCGAAGGTCGAGTACGAACTCACGCCGTTCGGTCGCTCATTGGCGCCGGTACTGCTCACGCTGCGCGAATGGGGCATGACCTACCTGCGCAGTCAGGGGGTCGAACCCGATGCATTGCCGACGTGTGCGGCGAGCGAGCTGTTGGCATCCAGAGCCAAAGCACGAGCCGCGGCTGACTAGGGAGACGGCTCCGGTCTGTCCACCGCGCACGCCCTGCCGCCATGCCCTGCGTGCGCTTGGATCCGGCAGGCATGCCCAGGGTTGTCCGGAATGAGTTCGCCTGCGGACGAAGCCTGGCGCACGCGGGCCAGACCATGCGCGGTCCTGTCCATACACCTTCAGTTCCGACATCTCTCCTCCTACGAGTCGTCTGTCACCCTGTTTGGCCCGGGGGATGACTGGCTGTCGGCGCCGGGGTGTGGAAGCATCGGCTCCCATCATGGCCCACTCCACCGGTCTCCTCTTCCGCGCAGCGGTTGCCATCCTCCTGATGGTCCTCTTCTTCAGCCTCGCACTCACCGCCTCCGCGGGTCTCGTCTACGGCGCGTACGAGCTGGGAGCCTTCACCCTCGAGCACGCGCGCGGCCGTGGCCTCGTCTTGCTCCTGCTCGTCGCGGGCGCCATGGGCTTTGGGGGTCTGGTCATCCTCTGGTCCATCGTCCCGCGGATCGACCGCTTCACCCCGCCGGGGCCGGAGCTGACGGCGAAGGAGCAGCCGGTGCTCTTCCAGGAGATTCACCGCATCGCGGAGATGACGGGCCAGCAGCCCCCCACCCACGTGTACCTCGTCCCGGACGTGAACGCGTTCGTCACGGAGCGGGGTGGCTGGATGGGCCTGGGCAGCCAGCGGGTGATGGGGCTCGGTCTGGGGCTCGTGAACATCCTCGGCGTGAGCGAGTTGCGCGCGGTCATCGCGCACGAGTTCGGCCACTTCCATGGGGGAGACACCAAGCTGGGGCCGTGGATCTACAAGACGCGCGGGGCCATCATCCGCACCGTCCAGAACCTTTACGCGGCCGGCGAGGCCTCGGCCGAGGTGGGCACCGTCGCCTTCGTCCTCAAGGCGGTGGGCAAGCCGTTCGAGTGGTTCGCGAAGGGCTACCTGCGCATCACCCAGGCCATCAGCCGCGCGCAGGAGTACAGCGCGGACGGGGTCGCGGTCCGGACCCAGGGGGCGGCGGCGCTGGTGGAGGGGCTGAAGAAGACGCACCGCGGAGGGCTCGCGTTCTCGGCGTTCGTCGACAGCGAGCTGGGGCCGCTGCTCGAGAACAAGCGCCACGCGCCACTGGGCGAGGGCTTCCGCCGCTTCCTTGGCGCTCCGAGCGTCGCCGAGCGGCTGGGGCAGTTGGAGAAGGAGGAG encodes the following:
- the acuI gene encoding acrylyl-CoA reductase (NADPH) yields the protein MRGPIRALLTKKTEAGLSTTLTHLDPAELGEGDVTVRVEWSTVNYKDALALSGRGEIIKRLPLVGGIDLAGTVESSDDTRFAPGDRVLVNGWDLSQTHHGGYAEKARVPANWLVPVPDAFSTRDAMAIGTAGYSAMLCVLALEQSGLTPDAGDVLVTGANGGVGSIAIALLSKLGYRVVASTGRVSEAEHLRALGAADVIDRNDLARPGPPLGPERWAGAVDAVGSHTLANVLAQTRYRGVVAACGLAQGLDLPTSMAPFILRGITLAGIDTVRAPRELRLAAWARLATDLALPKLAAATREIKLADVPDTVAHLLRGEVRGRLVVRIP
- a CDS encoding winged helix-turn-helix transcriptional regulator; translation: MRSKRHDPKSGCPVEATVSVIGGLWKPLILFHLMGGTLRFMEITRRIPKATQRMLTLQLRELEDDGVVVRRVYPQVPPKVEYELTPFGRSLAPVLLTLREWGMTYLRSQGVEPDALPTCAASELLASRAKARAAAD
- a CDS encoding M48 family metallopeptidase yields the protein MAHSTGLLFRAAVAILLMVLFFSLALTASAGLVYGAYELGAFTLEHARGRGLVLLLLVAGAMGFGGLVILWSIVPRIDRFTPPGPELTAKEQPVLFQEIHRIAEMTGQQPPTHVYLVPDVNAFVTERGGWMGLGSQRVMGLGLGLVNILGVSELRAVIAHEFGHFHGGDTKLGPWIYKTRGAIIRTVQNLYAAGEASAEVGTVAFVLKAVGKPFEWFAKGYLRITQAISRAQEYSADGVAVRTQGAAALVEGLKKTHRGGLAFSAFVDSELGPLLENKRHAPLGEGFRRFLGAPSVAERLGQLEKEELSEGKQDPYDTHPPLRERIRHAESLDAPWVAQDMRPAVELLADVPQLEAKLYSEWTQGATLTPIDWAESASVFVPDWRAALLDAQRGLAHGTTPLTLPTETPALRELAAKVTGQDTDHVPEDTLQQWATGLYLRVLSAVLVDHGFTPSNNPGEAIAFTRGELRIEPSSLVRSYLRGELGREAWSASWQEAGLADAPLTPADVQQRRAG
- a CDS encoding enoyl-CoA hydratase/isomerase family protein, whose amino-acid sequence is MTQRQATPSLFDIKAHGSTLVVRIDGGPLQLFSADVALQLEALVERVDKDPDVRAVVFASTHPQRFMSHADVKWLQEGGADYVARQQTGAPPPAPSEGYVGLDRLHAIFLRMNSIGVVFVAALEGQALGLGAEFAWACDLRVMADTDAFIGQPEVLLGIMPGGGGSQRLTRLVGSHRSLVAILEGKPFTPAQALEFGAVDAVVPKADVVAKAIELAQHLGKRDKAAVGATKRAVYFGGSLPLPDGIKLEAKEFLTLNVSANGQKLMLAYQAKTAELGELPLYATGGYDAALRAGQVV